In one Chionomys nivalis chromosome 13, mChiNiv1.1, whole genome shotgun sequence genomic region, the following are encoded:
- the LOC130885515 gene encoding prolactin-3D4-like: protein MCLLLLLANLLLWENVCSTPDVLSTKDLYDHVVEQSHTNYDMSADIYHEFNVKFAKASWLNEKVPIECHTASITTPENIKQIRETKTEDLLKTVIAMSRAWDYPLIHLILATAALPTESNEMMQRISDVKHGIIELLKGLEILLSRTQPGAIENFPPHWSGLRELQSSDEDTHLFVMYNLCRCLKRDTQKVESYLKVLKARVIFKENY from the exons ATGTGTCTGTTGCTGCTGTTGGCAAATCTGCTCCTTTGGGAGAATGTGTGCTCCACACCAGATGTCTTGTCCACTAAAGACCTGTATGATCATGTGGTTGAACAATCTCATACCAACTATGACATGTCCGCAGACATATACCACGAATTT AATGTAAAGTTTGCTAAAGCAAGTTGGTTAAATGAAAAGGTGCCCATCGAGTGCCACACTGCATCCATCACGACTCCAGAGAATATTAAGCAAATCCGTGAAACAAAA ACAGAAGACCTTCTGAAAACAGTCATAGCAATGTCCCGTGCCTGGGACTATCCTCTGATACACCTGATACTTGCCACGGCTGCTCTCCCAACTGAGTCTAATGAAATGATGCAAAGAATCAGTGATGTGAAGCATGGAATTATAGAACTTTTGAAGGGACTTGAGATCCTACTGAGCAGG ACCCAGCCTGGAGCTATAGAAAATTTTCCTCCTCATTGGTCAGGACTGAGAGAACTTCAGTCATCTGATGAAGACACTCACCTTTTTGTTATGTATAACCTCTGCCGTTGCCTGAAAAGGGACACACAAAAGGTTGAAAGTTACCTCAAGGTCCTGAAAGCCCGAGTCATCTTTAAGGAGAACTattaa
- the LOC130885516 gene encoding prolactin-3D1-like has product MQLTMTLPSSAGMCVLLIVSSLLLWEHAASKPTGVVSTKDLYDRVVEQSHTTYGLAADIYHEFHVKFFKGSWFTERMPRICHTASIHTPESRQEVNETKTEDLLKAIVNITNAWEEPLKHLVSAMPSLPKPSDNMLKTANAVKDKNLVLLQGLKTILNRTQIVYEETDSPVWSGLSDLKSADEDTQAFAFYSLVRCLKRDTHKIDTFLKVLRCRVVFNSECLF; this is encoded by the exons ATGCAGCTCACTATGACATTACCAAGCTCCG CCGGGATGTGTGTGTTGCTGATAGTGTCAAGTCTGCTCCTTTGGGAGCATGCAGCCTCCAAACCAACTGGTGTTGTGTCCACTAAAGACCTGTATGATCGTGTGGTTGAACAGTCTCACACCACATATGGCCTGGCTGCAGATATCTACCATGAATTT CATGTAAAGTTTTTCAAGGGAAGCTGGTTTACTGAGAGGATGCCCAGGATATGCCACACAGCTTCCATCCATACTCCAGAGTCTCGTCAGgaagtcaatgaaacaaaa ACTGAAGACCTTCTGAAAGCAATCGTCAACATTACTAATGCCTGGGAAGAACCTCTGAAACATCTGGTGTCAGCCATGCCCTCTCTTCCAAAACCTTCTGATAATATGCTGAAAACAGCCAATGCTGTGAAGGATAAAAATCTTGTTCTTCTGCAGGGACTTAAGACCATACTCAATAGG aCCCAGATTGTATATGAAGAAACTGACTCCCCTGTCTGGTCCGGACTGTCAGACTTAAAATCAGCTGATGAAGACACTCAAGCTTTTGCCTTTTATAGCCTGGTCCGCTGCCTGAAAAGGGATACTCATAAGATCGACACTTTTCTCAAGGTCTTGAGGTGCCGAGTTGTCTTTAATAGTGAGTGTTTGTTTTAA